One Dictyostelium discoideum AX4 chromosome 3 chromosome, whole genome shotgun sequence genomic region harbors:
- the rimA gene encoding mitochondrial substrate carrier family protein, producing MFPTFINYTTLSVPNSIQIPNNLNNINNIINIQNNNNNINNNNNNNNRKKRSKNALLHFIAGGIGGAAGVICTSPLEVIKTQLQAKNSNLLVKDKPRFVPTTAYSLYHLVKRDGKSGLWKGLGAHLLGVAPARAIHFSSYSFTKSIMNKLGYTDGPILWITSAVSSGAAVAITTSPIWLIKTRMQLQTSLKNFNEGTQYRGMFHCCLSILREEGPLGFYKGLGASLISVSESAFQFVLYEGFKNRIITEKRLKGYENPNELSTSEYLISAGIAKLIAAITTYPHEVVRTRLREQTKPGVKSKYTGVIQGLTLIAREEGIRGLFGGAGPHIIRVVPNSCIMFLTYELVLDIAHGVSLLFDTNHYRQ from the coding sequence atgttTCCcacttttataaattatacaACTTTATCAGTtccaaattcaattcaaatacccaataatttaaataatataaataatataataaatatacaaaataataataataatatcaataataataataataataataatagaaaaaaaagatcaaagAATGCATTATTACATTTTATAGCAGGTGGTATTGGTGGAGCAGCAGGAGTTATATGCACATCACCATTAGAAGTTATAAAAACTCAATTACAAGCAAAGAATTCCAATTTATTAGTTAAAGATAAACCAAGATTTGTGCCAACTACAGCATATTCATTATATCATTTAGTGAAAAGAGATGGTAAGAGTGGACTTTGGAAAGGGTTGGGGGCCCATTTATTAGGTGTTGCACCAGCGAGAGCGATTCATTTCAGTAGTTATAGTTTTACCAAATCAATAATGAATAAACTTGGATACACTGATGGACCAATACTTTGGATTACAAGTGCCGTTAGTTCGGGTGCAGCAGTTGCAATTACAACTTCACCCATTTGGTTAATTAAAACACGTATGCAATTACAAACCTCATTAAAGAATTTCAATGAGGGTACTCAATATCGTGGTATGTTCCATTGTTGTCTATCGATTCTCAGAGAAGAGGGACCATTGGGTTTCTACAAGGGATTGGGTGCATCATTGATTTCAGTCTCAGAGAGTGCTTTCCAATTCGTACTCTATGAAGGCTTTAAGAATCGTATCATCACTGAAAAACGTTTAAAAGGTTACGAAAATCCAAATGAATTATCAACAAgtgaatatttaatatctGCTGGTATTGCTAAATTAATTGCTGCAATCACAACCTATCCTCATGAAGTAGTTAGAACTCGTTTACGTGAACAAACTAAACCAGgtgtaaaatcaaaatatactGGTGTCATTCAAGGTTTAACTTTAATCGCAAGAGAAGAAGGTATAAGAGGTTTATTTGGTGGTGCTGGTCCACATATCATTCGTGTAGTTCCAAATTCTTGTATCATGTTTTTAACTTATGAATTGGTTTTGGATATAGCTCATGGtgtatctttattatttgatacaAATCATTATCgtcaataa
- the tmem128 gene encoding hypothetical protein has translation MTSKHRNTNKNKKSNQNLSNNSSHNDELCSGGSSSSINNSNSSLDDVKNKGEIFQSINNIFNEFNKQEKERNDIARIPHKIWDNYWVKKSIRTIEIIFWISLGLGTAYYTDLVNVILYSEIIKRLYFNIGIVGLVGFISIYIYCGYFSKVDVKKNDDDWEKVHPKLIPFATIFLVIFSFGIMIGCWPVWGFLTPLFLFIYFASISYII, from the exons atgacatcAAAACATagaaatacaaataaaaataagaaaagtaatcaaaatttaagtAACAATAGTAGTCATAATGATGAATTatgtagtggtggtagtagtagtagtatcaataatagtaatagtagtttAGATGATGTTAAGAACAAAGGAGAGATATTTCAATCTATAAATAACATtttcaatgaatttaataaacaagaaaaagaaagaaatgaTATAGCTAGAATACCACATAAGATTTGGGATAATTATTgggtaaaaaaaagtataagaaccattgaaattatattttggATTTCATTAGGTTTAGGTACTGCTTATTATACTGATTTGGTTAATGTAATTTTATATagtgaaattattaaaag attatattttaatattggaaTTGTTGGATTAGTTggatttatttcaatttatatttattgtgGTTATTTCTCAAAAGTTGAtgtaaaaaagaatgatgatgattgggAAAAGGTTCACCCAAAATTAATTCCATTTGCAACAAtttttttagtaattttttcttttgg cATAATGATAGGGTGTTGGCCAGTTTGGGGATTTTTAACaccactttttttatttatttatttcgcATCTATATCTTATATAATTTAG